One region of Peribacillus simplex genomic DNA includes:
- a CDS encoding LacI family DNA-binding transcriptional regulator has product MSVTIKDVAKKANVAPSTVSRVIHNSPTISEKTKRKVRKVLKEMGYHMNENARNLVTKSTKAIGIVMKSSARESLYNPFFPEVIRGIGDFCNKEGYSLSLTTGETEDAIFEDVVKMVQGRRVDGMIVLYSKKDDKVVPYLIKQGFPFVLIGKPSTNFGGITFIDNDNVQAAREVSEFVISLGHERIAFLGGSPEFEVIQARLTGFQQAMEQAGLDVPQEYIKLIPLNRTDGIKAIDELLELSKAPTAFLVMDLLLGVLLLGVLAEKNLKVPEQISVVCFNHSEFIEFLSTPLTTVDIHTYQLGYEAAKCVFDLIANPEMMEKSIRIPTKIIKRESHFVAKKEIK; this is encoded by the coding sequence ATGTCTGTTACAATAAAGGACGTTGCCAAAAAAGCGAATGTCGCTCCATCAACGGTATCGCGTGTAATTCATAACAGCCCGACAATAAGTGAAAAGACAAAGCGTAAGGTACGCAAGGTATTAAAAGAAATGGGCTATCATATGAATGAAAATGCCCGCAACTTAGTCACGAAGTCCACAAAAGCCATTGGAATCGTCATGAAAAGTTCCGCAAGGGAATCACTTTATAATCCCTTTTTTCCAGAAGTGATCCGAGGCATCGGGGATTTCTGCAATAAAGAGGGGTACAGCCTTTCTCTGACAACCGGCGAGACGGAGGATGCCATCTTTGAGGATGTCGTGAAAATGGTTCAGGGCAGAAGAGTGGATGGCATGATTGTTTTATACTCTAAAAAGGACGATAAAGTAGTGCCGTATTTAATAAAGCAAGGCTTTCCATTTGTTTTGATAGGGAAGCCAAGTACGAACTTCGGCGGCATCACATTCATTGATAACGATAATGTTCAAGCGGCCAGGGAAGTTTCGGAGTTTGTAATCAGCCTTGGACATGAGCGAATCGCCTTTTTAGGAGGCAGTCCAGAGTTTGAAGTGATTCAAGCCCGCTTGACAGGGTTTCAACAAGCGATGGAGCAGGCTGGATTAGATGTGCCACAGGAATATATCAAATTGATCCCTTTAAATCGAACAGATGGAATAAAGGCGATTGATGAATTGCTGGAATTAAGTAAGGCTCCAACCGCTTTTTTGGTTATGGATCTTTTATTGGGAGTTCTTTTGCTTGGAGTTTTAGCTGAAAAGAACTTGAAAGTGCCAGAGCAAATTAGTGTCGTCTGTTTTAATCACTCAGAATTCATAGAATTTTTAAGTACGCCGCTTACAACGGTTGATATCCATACGTATCAGTTAGGGTATGAGGCGGCAAAATGCGTGTTCGATCTCATTGCAAATCCTGAAATGATGGAAAAAAGTATAAGGATCCCTACCAAAATCATAAAGCGGGAGTCGCATTTTGTTGCCAAAAAGGAAATTAAATGA
- a CDS encoding carbohydrate ABC transporter permease, whose amino-acid sequence MRKKWKLWLVGFIGFILAVIWLTPFYLMIVNAFKMKRDIFADTLGLPETWTFENFIQAFEQLDFLRTLFNSLLISGVSVVIIIIFSAMAAYALSRNKSKISSLLFFVFVAAMLIPFQSVMIPLVAQFGQLGMLNKAGLIFMYLGFGCSLSIFLYHGTLKGIPISLDEAAKIDGANRFQVFWHIIFPLLKPMSITVGILNVIWIWNDYLLPSLVIGGEGSETIPLKLFFFFGQYTKQWHLALAGLTLSIIPVIIAYFFAQRQIIKGIADGAVK is encoded by the coding sequence GATTCATCGGTTTCATTTTAGCCGTAATATGGCTCACTCCGTTTTATTTAATGATTGTCAATGCTTTTAAAATGAAGCGGGATATATTTGCCGATACACTGGGACTGCCTGAAACCTGGACATTCGAAAACTTCATTCAAGCTTTCGAGCAATTGGATTTCCTTCGGACTTTATTCAATTCTTTATTGATATCGGGCGTCAGTGTAGTCATTATTATCATCTTTTCTGCGATGGCCGCATATGCACTTTCCCGAAACAAAAGTAAAATAAGTTCCTTGCTTTTCTTTGTGTTTGTAGCAGCCATGTTGATTCCGTTTCAGTCTGTGATGATACCGCTTGTTGCCCAATTTGGTCAGCTGGGGATGTTGAATAAGGCCGGACTGATTTTCATGTATTTAGGTTTTGGCTGCAGTCTTTCCATATTCCTATACCATGGTACATTAAAAGGGATTCCCATCTCTCTTGATGAAGCAGCTAAAATTGATGGTGCTAACCGGTTTCAAGTATTTTGGCATATCATCTTTCCATTATTAAAACCGATGTCCATTACAGTTGGGATCTTAAATGTCATTTGGATATGGAATGACTATTTGTTGCCATCCCTTGTTATTGGTGGCGAGGGATCGGAGACCATTCCGCTTAAATTGTTCTTCTTTTTCGGGCAATATACGAAACAATGGCATCTTGCCTTGGCTGGACTTACTTTATCCATCATTCCAGTCATCATTGCGTATTTTTTTGCTCAAAGGCAAATTATCAAAGGAATTGCAGATGGAGCCGTTAAATAA